Within the Nerophis ophidion isolate RoL-2023_Sa linkage group LG01, RoL_Noph_v1.0, whole genome shotgun sequence genome, the region ctttaaatctctggattgatgaagtaatgtgctatTCAGTCTTACTGGGAACCTTGGGGAAAAATAGTTCATATggctcatggggaccaaattttaaatcattttgcatagttcacacaaatttgtagtaccaactacagcccgatgaggggggtggtgtgcaaatgtctcactcaaactaaccagtacaGATATTTTAGGGGctaaatcacttaggcatcttcagaatgtccccattaagtcagcattgccagcacgcacacacacacacacacacacacacacaccattgatTGTTACACCACTActataaatatagctacaaagtcGCTAAGTTGGCATCATTCATCGCTCCTGCTGCTGCGTCTTCTTATTCGCTGGCTGACCGGGTGAGCTGTGTTAACGAGCGGGGTGGACAGGTTTCAACAAATCTATTCTTAGCAGCCCACATTTATGCCTGGCGGGCCGCCACGAATACATGAAAGTTATTGGAAACGCTGATATTTTCCATAGAAGTCTGCCAAGCAACAGTTCGTCGTCACAAAAATAATTAGTTCTGTTCTGAGTGAGACAGAGGGAGATTAAGTGAGTGGGTGAGTGAATGAGTGAAAAATATTGTGTGAGACGGTGAGTAGGTGAATGAGTGAGAGAGATCGTGTGAAGAGTAAGAGAAAGAGTAATTGGGTGAGTGAAAGATTGTGTGATTGAGCGAGTGAGAGAGCGATTATGTGAATTAATCAGTGAGTAAGTGAGTGAGGGAGAGAGATCGTGTGAGTAAGTAAGTGAATTGGAGAGATCATGTAAATGAGTAAGTGAGAGAGACAGTGAGTGGGTGAGTGAAAGATTTTGTGAGTGCATgattgtgtgagtgagtgagtgagtaagaTCGCATGAATCAGTGAGTGGGATCTTGTGGATGAGAGAGAGCTGAGTGGGTGAGTGAAAAAGAGAGATTGTgtgggtgagtgagtgagtgagattTTGAGCGCGTGATTGTAATTCTCTGAATGAGTGAGTGCGAGAGAGAGAGATTGTGTGAGTGAGTAGGTGAACAACTGAGAGTGAATGAGTGAAAGAGTGTGAAAATGACAGCATGTGAGTGAGTGAATGAGTGAGTTTGTGGGTGAGAGAGATTTTGTAAGTGAATgattgtgagtgagtgagtgagtgagtgagtgagtgagtgagtgagtgagtgagtgagtgagtgaatcagtgagtgggtgagtgagaAAGAGAGATTGAGTAGGTGAGTGAAATCGTGTGAATGAGTGAGTATATGAGTGAGAGAGTGATTCTGTGAGTGTGTGATTAAATGAGTGGGATCTTGTGAGTGAGTGAGATAGAGTGAGTGGGTGAGTGAGGAAGAGAGATTATGTGAGTGAGTagatgagtgagtgagtgagtgatagACAGAGATTTTGTGAGCGCATGATTGAGATTGTCTGAATGAGTGAGTGGGAGAGAAAGAGACTGTGTGAGTGAAAGAGTAGGTGAATGAGTGAGAGTGAATGAGTGAAAGAGTGTGAGTGAGTGAGGATGACAGCATGTGAATGAGTAAGTTAGAGATTTTGTGAGTGCATGATTGTGCGAGTGAGTGAGATTGCGTGAATCagtgagtgggtgagtgagaATGAAAGATTGAGTAGGTGAGTGACATCatgtgaatgagtgagtgagtagatgagtgagagagtgagagagagattCTGTGAGTGCGTGATTGAGTGAGAGagtgagtgggtgagtgagaAAGAGATTGTGTGAGTGAGTGAAATCGTGTGAGTAAGTagatgagtgagtgagtgagtgagagacaGATTTTGTGAGTGCGTGATTGAGATTGCCTGAATGAATGAGTGGGAGAGAGAGATTATGtgactgagtgagtgagtgagtaggTGAATGAGTGGATGAAAGTGAGTGAGTGAAACTGAGAATGAGTGAGCGTGAGAGAGTGAGTGTACCTAAACTTGAGCAGAGGTGGTGTGCTGCAGTGTATGGTGCTGCTCAAACTGTCCACCGTGTAATAAAGCGGCACGTCCTGCAGCTCCTGTGTGCCAGGAAAGAAGCACAATGTTACcccaaacaggaagttggcatcaAAGTGTTGCAATAAAAGTTTCACCTCGGTCACCATGCTCAGCATCCCCTCGATGCGCTTGGACGTGCCAAAACGAGACGGGTTTCCTGACACCGCTGTCAACACCTTCTGGACAAAGGCCTGGTCGTGAAGAGGCTCCGCCCAGATTGGACCCCCCAgctaggaacacacacacacacataaacacactggttatcatttggaatggggaccaagttgttgttcatgacttgtggggccactgcccagttagctcatacacgtctttaaatctctggattgatgaagtaatgtgctgttcagtcttactggggaccctggggaaaaaagactTAATattgttcatggggaccaaatttcaaatattttgcataattcacgcaaatttgtacgtgactactcaacaccatttaaaaaaaagttctaattgaatatgacatgatcctaaGAATACAGctctacagctgtcctcttacaGGAAGTTTCacggtccccataccgtccgaagtcccctaaaggtgactgtgtaaacagagtgatgtccccattaagtcagcattgccagaatacacacacacacaaacacacacacacacacacacacaaaagttattatttggaatggggaccaagttgttgttcatgacttgtggggaccaccctttctacaggttgtggaggcataaaaaaaaattaagaaaaatggccactgcccagttagctcatacacgtctttaaatctctggattgatgaactaATGTGATggtcagtcttactggggaccctgggagaAAATACTTAATATTGTTCATGGGAACCAAATTTCAattattttgcataattcacacaaatttgtacgtgactactgaacaccattttaaaaaaaagttctaattgaatatgacatgatcctaaGAATACAGCTCTACAGCTGTCCTTTTATAGGAAGTTTCacggtccccataccgtccgaagtcccctaaagttgactgtgtaaacagagcgatgtccccgttaagtcagcattgccagaacacacacacacacacacacacacacacacacagtaaaggtTACATTAACAACTCATATTCTGGGCTTTATTGAGCCGCCATTGTCACATGACTCACCTGATGCCTCTGCCCACAGTGTTCACACGATGGTCCCACAGGCGGCCCATTCGCAGCAGAATATTTCATTCTGAAATCAATAATCACACTTACGCCAGTCAGCAACATGAGACAAATTAACATTATTACGATTACGACGGACTGAACCAGGGAGGGTCCGATCCAATACTAAAAAAATGGTGTATTTAAATTATTATCAACGATTCTGCGTCACAGAAAAGCAGGACATTTTGTTTGCCTGTCAATGGCATCCTCTTGTGCAGgcgtgtccaaaccttttccagcGAGGGCCGCAGAAATTAAAATTGAAAAATGCCCTGctccatgctgcctgcgctaacaaaataagagtctcggaaagctggcgtgcacaagtgatgtgcacgccagctttctgagggatcgcttgtgcacgccagttttccgagactctgtatttagttagcgcaggcagcatgaagcagggcttttaatgtgaagataggaaatgtgcagtcggcctttagagtttggatggaaggtacggcgcgagagtctgttgaaataaaaagtgtttctcgccttcctctcggtcatattttcataacaatgatcttgcagcagccagcgtcatctcacaagaccctccggtaccgtgaatttcatttaagtgacgtcttggtgaagattgatgatcactcatttttaggtcaattttttttttaaaagcctggctggagatggactgacacaccccccgcggtcgactggtagctcgcgatcgacgtaatgggcacccctgagaatgttttatattttgaacgttatttttaacactgtgattaccagcaaaattattcattacttatcgtgttaagcaatgtcagctaagaaatatctgagagccagatgcagtcatcaaaagagccacatctggctctagagccattggttccctactcCTGGTCTAGTGGTTCAAGTTTTCTTACTGTTTTCCCTGGCTGGTTCTTCTACCCATCCTTTGCAAGTGGAAAGACCCGCAGCCGACACAGTTGTAGACCAGAGCCTGTTTGCTGCAACGAGAACTTGACGTTACATGTCGGTCTCTCCGAACACGCTCGATTGAAATAAAGCAGAttaaaagaaaacatatttgttaCCTGGCTGAGTTTTTGACGGTGGCTTGTCCCGTGAAGACGCGCACAAAGACGCGAATGTAGAAGTCCACGCTGACGGAGAGCAGGGGCTGAATGTATCGCTGGTACACGTTGGCCCGCTGGTCCAAACTGTGCAGGATGATGCGGAGAGCCTGCAGGGATTGTGGAAGATGCAGAATGAACAAACTCGCCGCCATTTTGTACAGTAGACAAGCTAAACGAGCTGTACAGTGGGTCTGGGTTCAttttttttgcctcattcctgtgagaatcctgcagtgtgcccaaacaaccaccaggtagcatctgtgagcagataatactgtattGTCTCTTTCTCTTTAGGACCTGAATAAACACTtggtgcatataatcacagcagtatgatgattctaagtgtctacattaaaacattcttcttcatactgcattaatatatgctcattttaaactttcatgcggagaaggaaatcacaactaagtcaattgaccacaactgtatttatcaaacagttattaagcattcatgtcatttcaaaacagaaagtgcaagattgtcggagacattttcaaacaagctatgagtgcacttttgtgcatgatgtcactaagatgacatatcaaaacaacactaaattaaagtgcactttttgtacagaacgccactacactactttaaaacaaaaaaagtgcactttcgtgcatgatgtcacacatgatatTTCAATGACTGTCAAATGTCAaattgctgattatcggtcctgctagacaccgacctctatttaatgatacaactctaacatttgacaaccaaacaattaaacaaggcgacacagtaaagaatctgggtattatctttgacccaactctctcctttgagtcacacattaaaagcgttactaaaacggccttctttcatctccgtaatatcgctaaaattcgctccattctgtccactaaagacgctgagatcattatccatgcgtttgttacgtctcgtctcgattactgtaacgtattattttcgggtctccccatgtctagcattaaaagattacagttggtacaaaatgccgctgctagacttttgacaagaacaagaaagtttgatcacattacgcctgtactggctcacctgcactggcttcctgtgcacttaagatgtgactttaaggttttactacttacgtataaaatactacacggtctagctccatcctatcttgccgattgtattgtaccatatgtcccgttaagaaatctgcgttcaaagaactccggcttattagtgattcccaaagcccaaaaatagtctgcgggctatagagcgttttcatttcgggctccagtactctggaatgccctcccggtaacagtttgagatgccacctcagtagaagcatttaagtctcaccttaaaactcatttgtatactctagcctttaaatagacccctttttagaccagttgatctgccgtttcttttctttttctcctatgtcccactctcccttgtggagggggtccggtccgatccggtggccatgtactgcttgcctgtgtatcgactggggacatctctgcgctgctgatccgcctccgcttgggatggtttcctgctggctccgctgtgaacgggactctcgctgctgtgttggatcagctttggactggactcttgcgactgtgttggatccattatggattgaactttcacagtatcatgttagacccgctcgacatccattgctttcctcctctccaaggttctcatagtcatcattgtcaccgacgtcccactgggtgtgagttttccttgcccttatgtgggcctaccgaggatgtcatagtggtttgtgcagccctttgagacactagtgatttagggctgaaataaaaatgagcggcataataggaaatccaatAGCAGGgctgttactttttgtagcaacgcttttgccgcataaatgttgaacatcttcccgcttgaagacaaaccaccgccagacgatgcaccaagtgctgtttttcttgggaattaattattcctccattttttaccagattggcaccttctctctctcgtttgactactcgcaacgcaccgttagcatcacagctaatattACCCATGAAGCTACCTCTATGCTTGTGGAAGGCGtgttgcacgcgtgacgtatgtaaaaaggtgcgcttgtttacgtctctgtgagagctatatggtaggttactgcggacgttatctccttatgtccggggtagggaacctatggctctagagccagatgtggctcttttgatgactgcatctggctctcagataaatcttagctgacattgcttaacgcgataatcatgaataatttcgctggtaatcacagtgctaaaaataacgtgcaaaatataaaacattctcattcatttatatccatccatccttttttctaccgcacctgttcaagaagtcgcattaatggtaagaagtattttatgtcacgataggGGGGGtattgcagcttgctgcggggtcgttctcccaggaaggcagacggactactcgggacatggcatttaggtaaaaacgtgatttaatttgaactaaaaaaatatacaaacaagaatcgctcacagcggaggcacaacttgggctaaagaacaaagctaacgcataaacagaccaataacataaatcaaacaaaacttacttggcatggcatgaagcacgaaactatggcaaggcatgaaacaagtcagcacagggcgactgactggcaaagacgagcttaaatgctgcctctgattactgctcgggaagcaggtgagcgggcattttgtccaccagagacaggtggacaaaatgagtaaccaaggaaaccagacaagggagtggaaaaaaacaggaacttaaagagtccaaaggacaaacagcacatggccaaacaaaaacatgatcaacagatatgacattttatttattattggttagcttcagaataacaatgttattaaaaagattaagagacttattatactctaaaaatgttggtcttacttaaaaatgcatgcatttagttgtattcagtgttaaaaaatacgatatggctctcatggaaatacatttagaaatatttggctttcatggctctctcagccaaaaaggttcccgacccctgcctgttgttctttttttttttcatacggtgatGATGTGGAAagggttgcctcggcattttgtaggtgtggcaccgaatggagaggttgacatgcagagtaatcactcttcattctctagcgggtgacttttcacatgatgctacatatgagcagtaatgttactttttgtagcaacgctattgccgcataaatgttgaacatcttccctcttgaagccaaaccaccgtcagacgatggaccccgtgctgtttttcttgggaattaattcttccttcattttttactagaatcacaccttctttctctcgtattaccactcgcacggttccactagcatcactgctaacgttagtCATGCTACAACCTCTCTGCTCCTctagggcgtatacgtatgtgacgtatgacgtgacatatgtaagaaggttcgcttgctgtctgtgagaaggagagacaacaaagagtgggaagaggctgtagtgtaatgccagcatctaaaagcaactgcgtgagaacaaatactcaaatcattttttatatcgcacagagacaaaactgATATTTCGAGTATATCGATACTTCGCCCAGCCCTTTTAAGTGAAGGATGTGGCAAAAATGAACCCAGCCCTTTTTAAAGTATGTTGGTTGACGCCATTACTGGTGTATTTAGGTACACTCACCTGCTCGTGACAGTATTTGGCCTTGATGGACACGGAGCCATATTTGCTGTAGCAGGTCTCGCCACTGTTCCCCGCCAGCACCGCCATGTCGGTGCACGTGATACACAGAAGACCTGAAGAAGCACAAGAGAAACAAAATTAAATTGGGCAAATTCCGACTGATGTGTGACAAAAGCACTCACCGCCCTCATTGACGGCCTGCACGGCAGCATCCAGAAAAGAGGCGGGGCTACCGTAGGGATCCAGATCGATGACATCATAGCCGTCCTTCTTGCCTCGCATCTCGTACATGAGCAGGCTGCAAGAAAAAGGCAGAACACTCAGTGTAGGAAACTTTTAGGTTGGTAAAGGTACACCATCTATCAAagaataaagtgaagtgaagtgaattatatttatatagcgctttttctctagtgactcaaagcgctttacatagtgaaaccctatatctaaggtacatttaaaccagtgtgggtggcactgggagcaggtgggtaaagtgtcttgctcaaggacacaacggcagtgactaggatggcggaagcggggatcgaacctgcaaccctcaagttgctggcacggccgctctaccaaccgagctataccgccctaaagCCCTAAATACAAATGCATGCTTTTCAtggaaacagatttttttttttttttaaataaaactataTTGCAAAAACGACTTTTAACAGTACTATTTTTTCAATAACATAAACATCTTGCGGGATTTTTAGTCCATACTGTCACATGgggaaaatattatatatatatatatatatatatatatatatatatatacacatatatacaaacagacacacacatatatacacatttatgtatacaaaatacaaaaccagtgaagttgtcacattgtgtaaatggtaaataaaaatataatgatttgttaattcttttcaacctgtattcaattgactagactgcaaagacaagatgcttaacATTCTAACTGGAAAACGagtttttttgcaaacattagctcatttggaattggatgcctgcaacatgtttcaaaaaagctggcacaagtggcaaaaaagactgagaaagttaaaggaatgctcatcaaacacttatttggaacatcccacggagcaacaggctaattaggaacaggtgggtgccgtgattgggtataaaagcagcttccatgaaatgctcagtcattcacaaacaaggacggaggCGAGAgttaccactttgtcaacaaatgcctgcgcAAATtgcccaacagtttaagaactacattcaagctattgcgaggaatttaaggatttcaccataatagcatcaaaaggttcaaagaatctgcagaaatcactgcatgttggtggctaagcccgtgacctttgatctctcCGGCGGTAcaagcatcaaaaagcgacatcagtgtgtaaaggatatcaccacatgggctcagcaacacttcagaaaatcactgtcagtaactacagttggtcactacatctgtaagtgcaagttaaaactctactatgcaaagtcaaagccttttatcaacaacacccagaaacgctgcaggcttcgctgggcccgagctcatctaagatggactgatgcaaagtgtaaaagtgttctgtggtctgacaagtccacatttcaaattgtttttggagactTTAGAGgtcatgtcctccggaacaaagagaaaactaACCATCCGGCTTGTTACaggcgaaaagttcaaaagccagcatctgtggagcactttggacactcggggacggcgtggcgcggttgggagagtggccgtgccagcaacccgagggctcctggttcgatccccaccttctaccaaccacgtcacgtccgttgtgtccttaagcaagacaatACACCCgtcctcctgatgggtcgtgcttaaggtcttgcatggcagctccctcaatcagtgtgtgtgaatgggtgaatgtcaaAGCAATTTGAGctgcttgaaggtagaaaagcgctatacaagtataacccatttgctCCTGGTCTACAGTCAGAGTTTGAACAGGTTTTGTTGTTTTGAGTAAAGTTCCTTATGGGTTGCCACTCCACATCTCTACCAACaattcattttgtccacctgcaTGGTTCAAGTGTTCCCAAACAGGAGACTTTAGCAACGAAAGAGGGTTTTCAAGTTCTGACCTCTCCTTGGCACTATTACAGTTTTATGGAAAATCATAATTAAaccgaaaaaatatatatattttgaaacaTGCTTAGACAAAACTCATCCAACATCATGTTCTATTAGAGATGGTTGACATGTAAAAGAAAAAAGTACCTGGCGTCCTTGCAGCTGGCTTGAAGGAGCTCGCTGACTTTGTTGTACTCGGCGTTCCTGGCGATCAGGGCAGCAGCTTTCTTAGAGAAGTCGTTAGCGGTGACGCATCGAAGGCCCGGCACTTCCAAGGCGAAGCGCACCGAACGCAGACCAGACGCCGCCAAGCCCTCCAATACACGAAGCCCTCGCTGACGACAAAACATCACAGACTTGATCAATCACATCTTTATTTCCATGATCGGGGATGAGTATCATTCCCATTTGAAACAAAACGGcaccaattcccggtacctggatcccgacttaaacaagttgaaaaacttattcgggtgtgaccatttagtggtcaattgtacggaatatgtactgaactgtgcaatctactaataaaagtttcaatcaatcaatcaatcaatcaataccggTACTCAACCCTAACAATTTTCGGTACATATGTGTTGGGTATAcgcctgggcgatatatcgatataaacgatatatcgcgggtttgtctctgcgcgatgtagaaaatgactataccgtgatattcgagtatatgtatatacaaatatgcgccacactgtgaacccacaccaaacaggaatgacaaacacatttcgggagaacacaaaattaacacaacagaacaaatacctaaaacagaaccccttgcagcactaactcttccggacgctacaatatacactcctctCCCCCCAGccacctcaaccttctcatgctctttcagggagagcatgtcccaaattcaaagctgctgttttgaggcatgttaaaaaaaaataatgcctttTCTGACTTGTATAATAataatggcagtgccatgttggcattttttttccataacttgacttgatttattttggaaaaccttgttacattgtttaatgcatccagcggggcatcacaacaaaattaggaataataatgtgttaattccacgactgtatatatcggtatcggttgatatcagaatcggtaattaagagttgggcattatcagaatatcggcaaaaaagccattactgGACATCTTTAGTAAGAAGCCTTACTTTATGTTTGAGCGATTTCTACCGAGCATATTTGCTTTGTTGCTGTTTAAAATGTACCTTGACTGATTGTTTACACAAGTCAATGTTTAGTCTGAAACCGGAAGTGACGTTGCGTGCGACAAAAGATATCCATCAGGATTCCATACCCAATATTACCAACAAAATTCGACCGCTTCGACTTACCTCGCATTTCTCCCCGGGTGTCGCCGTGATCATCTCTTCTCCGTTCTTCGTCTCGCTCTGCGCGTCCGCCTCGTTTGCGTCGTCCGACAGAGACACCAGCACGCGCTCCTT harbors:
- the trmt1 gene encoding tRNA (guanine(26)-N(2))-dimethyltransferase — protein: MLARAARLSPIIISSRRGPSLAPTARLAARQWRAAGAAASVSTGPRSMEPSEKGIQDPEVLVPKSTPDSSSPGAPPETQESSSTVGLRPGETVVSEGKATILFPSANEVFYNPVQEFNRDLTCAVITEFARDVLAQRGVKVYLPGEKERVLVSLSDDANEADAQSETKNGEEMITATPGEKCERGLRVLEGLAASGLRSVRFALEVPGLRCVTANDFSKKAAALIARNAEYNKVSELLQASCKDASLLMYEMRGKKDGYDVIDLDPYGSPASFLDAAVQAVNEGGLLCITCTDMAVLAGNSGETCYSKYGSVSIKAKYCHEQALRIILHSLDQRANVYQRYIQPLLSVSVDFYIRVFVRVFTGQATVKNSASKQALVYNCVGCGSFHLQRMGRRTSQGKQMKYSAANGPPVGPSCEHCGQRHQLGGPIWAEPLHDQAFVQKVLTAVSGNPSRFGTSKRIEGMLSMVTEELQDVPLYYTVDSLSSTIHCSTPPLLKFRSALLHAGHRVSLSHACKNAIKTDALPAAIWDIMRCWEKTNPVKREKLSETSPAFKILATEPAFEACFTVRDDANPQSRQRHLTRFQENPQAFWGPKARAKAGGGIDNNLQQKQIRNQNKRKNQITDSSPLGNIPCKKFKQGTGTHGDTCSNLHDAEHTTQEKME